A single Elusimicrobiota bacterium DNA region contains:
- the nth gene encoding endonuclease III, with product MKKNPEIIQIINRLKKTYPKAKTALNFTSPLEILVATILSAQSTDKQINKVTLLLFKKYKTVKDYTEANLKEFEQDIKSTGFYHNKAKNIIGSAKLLLKHFNGAVPKTMDELVTLPGVARKTANIVLNNAYGIVVGIAVDTHVKRLSYRLGLTKNEDPVKIEQDLMALVPKADWGIFNSLLVEHGRNICDAKKPKCSECILSNICPKIGI from the coding sequence TTGAAAAAAAACCCTGAAATAATCCAAATAATTAACCGCCTGAAAAAAACTTATCCTAAGGCAAAAACTGCACTAAATTTTACTAGCCCGTTAGAGATTCTCGTAGCAACAATCCTTTCTGCACAATCTACTGATAAGCAGATAAATAAAGTGACTTTACTGCTTTTTAAGAAATACAAAACAGTAAAAGATTATACAGAAGCTAATTTGAAAGAATTCGAGCAAGATATTAAATCAACCGGTTTTTACCATAATAAAGCAAAGAATATAATAGGATCTGCCAAACTCTTACTCAAACACTTTAACGGCGCTGTACCAAAAACAATGGATGAACTTGTAACTCTTCCTGGAGTTGCCAGAAAAACAGCTAATATTGTTTTAAATAATGCGTATGGTATAGTTGTCGGGATTGCAGTAGATACGCATGTGAAAAGGTTATCCTACCGGCTGGGGCTGACAAAAAATGAAGATCCTGTCAAAATTGAGCAAGATCTCATGGCCCTTGTACCAAAAGCTGATTGGGGTATTTTCAACTCACTGCTTGTAGAACACGGCAGAAATATATGCGACGCAAAAAAACCAAAATGCAGTGAATGCATATTATCCAATATTTGCCCAAAAATCGGCATATAA